The following proteins come from a genomic window of Natronosalvus vescus:
- a CDS encoding acetate--CoA ligase family protein: MGRLRTLFAPETVAVVGATDREGAVGRAILENLEADFHGDVVPVNPNRDAVLGLECFPDVASAPSVDLSVIVVPPPIVLEAIRESAQAGVENVVVITAGFSETGSDGATRERELRDIAAEYDLNLVGPNSLGIMSTQTGMNATFGPENALEGSVSFMSQSGAFITAVLDWANEQGIGFRDVVSLGNKSVLDETDFVREWGADPETDVVIGYLEGIDRGDEFVDAAREVSDDTPVVLVKSGRTDAGAQAASSHTGAIAGTESAYEAGLEQAGVLRARSVQELFDWARALSGLPAPSSDGVAVVTNAGGPGVLTTDAVGDSTLEMASFTEDTLERFRETMPEEANIYNPIDVIGDADIERFEMALDIALSDPNVGSAVVVSAPTAVLEYDRLAEVVIERREEHDKPVVTSLMGGSRSRAAEDVLREFGIPNYFDPARAVSGLDALARYRAIRETQIDEPDTFDVDRDRARAILETARDRVDNRLGVEAMDLLEAYGIPTPTGEIVDDPADARQVAESIEGNVVLKIVSPDISHKSDIGGVRVGVSDEEVYDAYEDVVAKARNYQPDTTILGVQVQEMLDLEGSTETIIGMNRDPQFGPLLLFGLGGIFVEILEDTSLRVAPIGESEARAMVDEIQAAPLLRGARGRTPADVDSVVESIQRLSQLVTDFPAILELDVNPLVVGPEGVQAIDLRLTVDTENL; this comes from the coding sequence ATGGGAAGGTTACGAACTCTCTTCGCACCCGAGACCGTCGCCGTCGTCGGAGCGACCGATCGAGAAGGTGCCGTCGGTCGGGCAATACTCGAGAATCTCGAGGCGGATTTCCACGGGGACGTCGTTCCCGTCAATCCGAATCGGGACGCCGTCCTCGGCCTCGAGTGTTTTCCCGACGTGGCGAGTGCACCGTCGGTCGACCTGTCGGTGATCGTCGTCCCACCCCCGATCGTGCTCGAAGCGATCCGCGAGAGTGCCCAAGCGGGTGTTGAAAACGTCGTCGTCATTACTGCCGGGTTCTCCGAAACCGGCAGCGACGGCGCGACCCGCGAACGCGAGTTGCGCGACATCGCCGCGGAGTACGACCTCAACCTCGTCGGGCCGAACAGCCTCGGAATTATGAGCACCCAGACCGGCATGAACGCCACCTTCGGCCCCGAGAACGCGCTCGAGGGGAGCGTCTCCTTTATGAGTCAGTCGGGGGCGTTCATCACCGCCGTGTTAGACTGGGCGAACGAACAGGGAATCGGCTTCCGGGACGTCGTCTCCCTGGGGAACAAGTCCGTCCTCGACGAGACGGACTTCGTCCGCGAGTGGGGGGCCGACCCCGAGACCGACGTCGTCATCGGCTACCTCGAGGGAATCGACCGGGGCGACGAGTTCGTCGACGCCGCTCGCGAGGTGAGCGACGACACCCCGGTCGTGCTCGTCAAGTCTGGGCGGACGGACGCAGGCGCGCAAGCGGCCTCCTCACACACCGGCGCGATCGCCGGCACCGAGTCGGCATACGAAGCCGGACTCGAACAGGCAGGCGTCCTCAGGGCGCGATCAGTCCAGGAACTGTTCGACTGGGCACGTGCCCTCTCCGGACTCCCGGCGCCGAGTTCCGACGGCGTCGCCGTCGTTACCAACGCCGGCGGCCCCGGGGTACTCACCACCGACGCTGTCGGCGACTCGACGCTCGAGATGGCGTCGTTCACCGAAGACACGCTCGAGCGCTTCCGGGAGACGATGCCCGAGGAGGCGAACATCTACAACCCAATCGACGTCATCGGTGATGCCGACATCGAACGATTCGAGATGGCGCTCGACATTGCGCTCTCCGATCCAAACGTCGGTAGCGCCGTCGTTGTCAGCGCGCCGACGGCGGTTCTCGAGTACGACCGCCTGGCGGAGGTCGTGATCGAACGCCGGGAGGAACACGACAAACCCGTCGTGACGAGCCTGATGGGAGGAAGTCGGTCGAGAGCGGCCGAAGACGTGCTTCGGGAGTTCGGCATTCCGAACTACTTCGACCCGGCACGAGCCGTCTCGGGGCTCGACGCCCTTGCCCGCTATCGAGCCATCCGGGAGACGCAAATCGACGAACCTGACACTTTCGATGTGGATCGTGATCGCGCCAGAGCGATCCTCGAGACCGCGCGCGACCGAGTGGACAACCGCCTCGGCGTCGAGGCGATGGACTTGCTCGAGGCCTACGGCATTCCCACGCCGACCGGCGAAATCGTCGACGATCCTGCCGACGCCCGCCAGGTCGCCGAATCGATCGAGGGGAACGTCGTCCTCAAGATCGTCAGCCCCGATATCTCGCACAAGTCGGACATCGGCGGCGTCCGCGTCGGCGTGAGCGACGAGGAGGTGTACGACGCCTACGAAGACGTCGTCGCCAAGGCCCGGAACTACCAGCCCGACACGACTATTCTCGGGGTGCAGGTTCAGGAGATGCTCGACCTCGAGGGGTCGACCGAGACGATCATCGGGATGAATCGCGACCCCCAGTTCGGGCCGCTCCTGTTGTTCGGACTCGGCGGTATCTTCGTCGAGATCCTCGAGGACACCTCCCTCCGAGTGGCCCCGATCGGCGAGAGCGAGGCTCGGGCGATGGTCGACGAGATTCAGGCCGCGCCGCTGTTGCGTGGGGCTCGTGGCCGCACACCAGCGGACGTCGATTCCGTGGTCGAGTCGATCCAGCGACTCTCACAGCTCGTGACCGACTTCCCGGCGATCCTCGAACTCGACGTCAACCCGCTCGTCGTCGGCCCGGAAGGTGTACAGGCGATCGACCTCAGACTGACCGTTGATACGGAGAACCTATGA
- a CDS encoding DUF7527 domain-containing protein, which translates to MDPRTQERVERWESRSYSGGYDGLASLADEDFSGAITAGGTWAFMLNGRIVGVVDGSLEQFDGASGTAYDAPYPSLPLLCTMDEQGGETRAKYYTNDTPLSEVDETLQQGSFTGYVELSEQVLSGDYYLIYYGGRRMAAAYIGNAERLLTGDEAFDRADDEVGIYEVIDVDIEIQTIPGSEAASKSEPASASESGSEPATANPSAATGGETTASHHQSATGATEPDVADTEGEATLTDASSGITTTEPAPGDETSSGITDAQSDADVRTDADISGGGDDDGRAKTETEAAPAQPMPPTEATDETTPDSGAKAGEESTSDPTDSQPASPERRTDTPEGVSDTEEVADGNESEPAQPMPPASSDSLDPDDVEAAATELEESDISWSEPDDEQTDGTETDASATDDPLEERFKQEARWQETRRIPSIDPANSTNAERPTSASTGRSRSQSHRKSGRRGSADARSKEPTESTDRSGSSTSPATSESGPQNNAQSRSRSGTDSGTNSSGRDSTPSGTTNRKQHRNQNRNRSRSQSPTTSRETLEQDMLEREDKIDRLTQRVDELEAEKSTLEEQRQQLATERDGYRNERDQLQQETEELSATVTRLQRRIEELETELERVRSKREAGVPLDGTELSPSEALSGTNLFVRYASKSQPTLKTAHEENAERNAVVENLRLEHHTQFETSDVVVDGQPYEEFLTSTMEYQFVDWLTATLPFEIRDTGHADGLSDLYDVLPYVDRAELHASISLADDETEGVPESVTFDVVAFDKMGNPLVGANLNDSRDPASREMLETLEESASAVKANHNEFGAAFVVTSSFFEPGALEVTEQVTGGGGFLSRDSRLSHVSLSRKQGGYHLCLVESRSGGFHMNVPEL; encoded by the coding sequence ATGGATCCGCGCACGCAAGAGCGCGTCGAACGATGGGAGTCCCGTTCGTATTCGGGCGGCTACGACGGACTCGCCTCGCTCGCCGACGAGGACTTTTCGGGTGCCATTACCGCTGGTGGTACCTGGGCCTTTATGCTCAACGGCCGTATCGTTGGCGTCGTCGACGGCAGCCTCGAGCAGTTCGACGGGGCGAGCGGGACAGCGTACGACGCACCATATCCCTCGTTGCCGCTGCTCTGTACGATGGACGAACAGGGTGGTGAGACCAGAGCGAAGTACTACACGAACGACACGCCGCTGAGCGAGGTCGACGAAACCCTCCAGCAGGGATCGTTTACGGGGTACGTCGAACTCAGTGAACAGGTGCTCAGTGGTGATTACTATCTGATCTACTACGGGGGCCGACGGATGGCCGCCGCCTACATCGGTAACGCCGAACGCCTCTTGACCGGCGACGAGGCGTTCGACCGAGCCGACGACGAAGTCGGTATCTACGAAGTGATCGACGTCGATATCGAGATTCAGACGATTCCTGGAAGCGAAGCGGCGTCAAAATCAGAGCCAGCGTCAGCGTCAGAGTCGGGGTCAGAACCGGCGACCGCCAACCCATCGGCCGCTACAGGGGGAGAAACCACAGCGAGCCACCACCAGTCGGCAACCGGGGCCACCGAACCAGACGTCGCCGACACCGAGGGAGAAGCCACACTCACCGACGCCTCGAGCGGCATTACGACGACTGAGCCAGCCCCTGGCGACGAAACGTCGTCGGGGATAACCGATGCCCAATCTGATGCCGATGTCCGGACTGATGCCGATATCAGTGGTGGCGGTGATGATGACGGTCGAGCGAAAACCGAAACCGAGGCGGCGCCAGCCCAGCCGATGCCACCGACCGAGGCCACTGACGAGACGACACCGGACTCAGGTGCCAAAGCCGGCGAAGAGTCGACGTCAGACCCAACCGACTCCCAACCCGCATCACCGGAACGACGAACCGATACCCCCGAAGGCGTCTCTGACACCGAAGAAGTAGCCGACGGTAACGAGTCGGAGCCGGCCCAGCCGATGCCACCGGCCTCGAGTGACTCCCTCGACCCGGACGACGTCGAGGCCGCCGCGACCGAACTCGAGGAAAGCGATATCTCCTGGTCGGAACCTGACGACGAGCAGACCGACGGTACTGAAACCGACGCGTCAGCGACGGACGATCCGCTCGAGGAGCGGTTCAAACAGGAGGCTCGATGGCAGGAAACGCGGCGCATTCCCTCGATCGATCCAGCGAACTCGACGAACGCCGAGCGCCCAACGTCTGCTTCTACCGGTCGATCACGCTCACAGAGCCATCGGAAGAGTGGGCGGCGTGGATCCGCCGATGCACGTTCGAAGGAGCCAACGGAATCGACCGACCGATCTGGTTCCTCTACCTCGCCAGCCACGTCAGAGTCGGGCCCACAGAACAACGCTCAATCGCGCTCGCGCTCGGGCACGGACTCGGGAACGAACTCCAGTGGCCGTGACTCGACGCCGAGTGGGACGACAAATCGGAAGCAGCATCGGAACCAGAACCGAAATCGGTCGCGATCACAGTCGCCGACTACCTCACGAGAGACGCTCGAGCAGGACATGCTCGAGCGCGAAGACAAGATCGATCGGCTCACCCAGCGCGTCGACGAGCTCGAAGCGGAGAAATCGACCCTCGAGGAGCAACGACAACAGCTCGCCACCGAGCGCGACGGCTACCGCAACGAGCGCGATCAGTTACAACAGGAAACAGAGGAACTCTCGGCCACCGTCACCCGATTGCAACGGCGAATCGAGGAACTCGAGACCGAACTCGAGCGCGTGCGATCGAAACGCGAGGCGGGCGTCCCACTCGACGGCACGGAGTTGTCGCCGTCGGAGGCGCTCTCCGGAACGAACCTGTTCGTCCGCTACGCCTCGAAAAGTCAACCGACGCTGAAGACGGCACACGAAGAGAACGCTGAGCGCAACGCCGTGGTCGAGAATTTGCGGCTCGAACACCACACGCAGTTCGAAACTAGCGACGTCGTCGTCGACGGGCAGCCGTACGAGGAGTTCCTCACCTCCACCATGGAGTACCAGTTCGTCGACTGGCTGACGGCGACGCTTCCGTTCGAGATTCGAGATACGGGCCACGCCGACGGACTCAGCGACCTGTACGACGTCTTGCCCTACGTCGACCGGGCGGAGTTACACGCGTCGATATCCCTCGCCGACGACGAGACGGAAGGTGTTCCCGAGTCGGTCACCTTCGACGTCGTCGCCTTCGACAAAATGGGGAACCCGCTCGTCGGGGCAAACCTCAACGACTCGCGTGATCCGGCGAGTCGTGAGATGCTCGAGACGCTCGAGGAATCCGCGTCGGCGGTCAAAGCGAACCACAACGAGTTCGGCGCGGCCTTCGTCGTCACGTCCAGTTTCTTCGAACCGGGCGCACTCGAGGTGACCGAACAGGTCACCGGCGGTGGGGGCTTCCTCAGTCGGGACTCACGACTCAGTCACGTGTCGCTGTCGCGAAAACAGGGTGGATACCACCTGTGTCTCGTGGA
- a CDS encoding metal ABC transporter substrate-binding protein: protein MKLTRRTALRRGGAAVALGALAGCLSEPGDDTENGSGNESGENAISGYAAFFALWDWSNQIVGDHGAFENPVDVGEMGHGWNPGGDLTRDVAETDAFVYLDTPEFSWAQDLAAQLEAEEESVDSTVIDGMAGLTADQLLPFSTGERPDPDEEYTVDPSNVQVDGFDIIDPRTGETVAYWHVDHWDGGLPDVPLEGSMRFEAVVEVDGGHVIPLGGDEDVQLDARLGDGAPDEMVDIESHGDAVELHGIDVGRTLVVFELRQDGDVLWDSSADTLSVDVSDDIDPADATEFHDPHVWADPVLAANIVDAIADGLAEVSPDDAETFEANADAYNERLSAVDEQFQATVDDAQLDIAVFAGHDSFRYLEHRYGFDLHSPIGVSPDESPSPSEIAETIELVNENAIDTILYDPFEAGDGEVPPLAETIVEDSSATEVAPLTPAEGTLPDWDDRGWGWVEQMEEITLPSLRAALKAE, encoded by the coding sequence ATGAAGCTGACACGCCGAACTGCGTTACGCCGCGGTGGGGCGGCGGTCGCGCTCGGTGCACTCGCGGGCTGTCTCAGCGAGCCTGGCGACGATACCGAGAATGGCAGTGGCAATGAAAGTGGCGAGAACGCGATCTCCGGCTACGCCGCCTTCTTCGCACTCTGGGACTGGAGCAATCAAATCGTCGGCGACCACGGCGCATTCGAGAACCCCGTTGACGTAGGCGAGATGGGACACGGCTGGAACCCTGGTGGAGATCTCACTCGGGACGTAGCTGAAACGGATGCGTTCGTGTACCTGGATACGCCCGAATTCTCGTGGGCACAGGATCTCGCCGCTCAACTCGAGGCGGAAGAGGAGTCTGTCGACAGTACCGTCATCGACGGAATGGCCGGGTTGACGGCAGATCAATTACTCCCATTTTCAACGGGTGAGCGTCCGGATCCTGACGAAGAGTACACGGTCGACCCGTCGAACGTCCAGGTCGACGGGTTCGATATCATCGATCCGCGGACGGGTGAGACGGTCGCCTACTGGCACGTCGATCACTGGGACGGTGGCTTACCGGACGTCCCGCTCGAGGGATCGATGAGATTCGAAGCAGTCGTCGAGGTCGACGGCGGACACGTCATTCCACTCGGTGGGGACGAGGACGTCCAGCTCGACGCCCGTCTTGGCGACGGCGCACCCGACGAAATGGTCGACATCGAATCTCACGGCGACGCCGTCGAACTCCACGGTATCGACGTGGGGCGAACCCTCGTCGTCTTCGAACTTCGCCAGGACGGGGACGTACTCTGGGACTCGAGCGCCGATACGCTGAGCGTCGACGTCTCGGACGACATCGACCCGGCCGATGCCACCGAGTTCCACGACCCGCACGTCTGGGCCGATCCGGTGCTCGCCGCGAACATCGTCGACGCCATCGCGGACGGCCTCGCCGAGGTCAGTCCCGACGACGCGGAGACGTTCGAAGCGAACGCCGATGCGTACAACGAACGCCTGTCTGCAGTCGACGAGCAGTTCCAGGCAACCGTAGACGACGCCCAACTCGACATCGCCGTCTTCGCCGGCCACGACTCATTCAGGTATCTCGAGCACCGCTACGGGTTCGACCTCCACTCGCCGATTGGCGTCTCCCCGGACGAGTCCCCGAGCCCGAGCGAAATCGCCGAGACGATCGAACTGGTGAACGAGAACGCCATCGACACCATCCTGTACGATCCGTTCGAGGCGGGCGACGGGGAGGTACCGCCGCTGGCGGAAACCATCGTCGAGGACAGCAGTGCGACGGAGGTCGCCCCGCTCACCCCGGCCGAGGGGACGCTGCCCGACTGGGACGACCGAGGGTGGGGCTGGGTCGAGCAGATGGAAGAGATAACGCTCCCGTCCCTTCGAGCCGCGCTCAAAGCCGAATAA
- the dpsA gene encoding DNA starvation/stationary phase protection protein DpsA yields the protein MSTQKTVRQQADTVEENALRLEQEKAEQIVDALNSELANAYVLYHQLKKHHWVVEGAEFRDLHLFFEEAYEHAEEGADLIAERAQALGGVPVSGPTNLEQRATVEFEGEDVYDLRTMMENDLEMYGDIIESMRDSIELATNLGDHATAHMLREILFEVEDDAHHFEHYLEDETLVLEQATH from the coding sequence ATGAGTACTCAAAAGACCGTCCGCCAGCAGGCCGATACCGTCGAGGAGAACGCCCTACGACTCGAGCAGGAGAAGGCCGAACAGATCGTCGACGCGCTCAATTCCGAACTCGCGAACGCGTACGTCCTGTACCACCAGCTCAAGAAACACCACTGGGTCGTCGAAGGTGCAGAGTTCCGCGACCTGCACCTGTTCTTCGAAGAGGCCTACGAACACGCCGAGGAAGGCGCTGACCTGATCGCCGAGCGTGCCCAGGCACTCGGTGGCGTCCCGGTATCGGGCCCGACGAACCTCGAGCAACGCGCGACCGTCGAGTTCGAGGGCGAGGACGTCTACGACCTCCGGACGATGATGGAAAACGACCTCGAGATGTACGGCGACATCATCGAATCGATGCGCGACAGCATCGAACTCGCAACGAACCTCGGCGATCACGCGACCGCTCACATGCTCCGGGAGATCCTCTTCGAGGTCGAAGACGACGCTCACCACTTCGAGCACTATCTCGAGGACGAAACGCTCGTCCTCGAGCAGGCCACGCACTGA
- a CDS encoding carbohydrate kinase family protein has product MNQSVLVAGETLVDFLPDRPGPLSSVSGFERRAGGAPANVAVALSRLEHPPAYWTRVGDDPFGHYLTGVLAEHGITDRFVEIDPDAQTTLAFVTHDESGDRTFSFYRDDTADTRLEPGTIDESTLEELEWVHAGGVTLSSGRSRAATFDLLERAAARGCTVSFDPNFRPELWADEATFRRVGREALAHTDVCKATVEELEALGCTGATPTAVARDALELGPHTVFLTCGSEGAMVVTDDDERALEPDLVLEHPGFDVDVVDTTGAGDAFVAGLIDSLRGGRSLQKTLAFASAVAAQATTEPGAMTALPIRATAAAFLESVDES; this is encoded by the coding sequence ATGAACCAGTCCGTGCTCGTAGCCGGCGAAACGCTCGTCGACTTTCTTCCCGACCGGCCGGGGCCGCTCTCGTCGGTATCAGGGTTCGAACGGCGGGCCGGTGGAGCACCGGCAAACGTCGCCGTCGCCCTCTCGCGTCTCGAGCATCCACCGGCGTACTGGACCCGGGTCGGCGACGATCCATTTGGTCACTACCTTACTGGAGTACTCGCAGAACACGGGATCACAGATCGGTTCGTCGAAATCGATCCGGACGCCCAGACGACCCTCGCGTTCGTCACCCACGACGAGTCTGGGGATAGAACGTTCTCGTTCTACCGCGACGATACGGCCGACACGCGTCTCGAACCGGGCACTATCGACGAGTCGACGCTCGAGGAACTCGAGTGGGTGCACGCCGGCGGCGTCACCCTCTCGAGCGGCCGATCGCGAGCGGCCACGTTCGACTTGCTCGAGCGGGCCGCTGCCCGGGGCTGTACGGTGTCGTTCGATCCCAACTTCAGACCGGAACTGTGGGCCGACGAAGCGACCTTCAGGCGGGTCGGCCGCGAAGCGCTCGCCCACACGGACGTCTGCAAGGCAACCGTCGAGGAACTCGAGGCCCTCGGCTGTACCGGCGCGACACCCACGGCTGTCGCTCGAGACGCACTCGAACTCGGGCCACACACCGTCTTTCTCACTTGCGGAAGCGAGGGAGCGATGGTCGTCACCGATGATGACGAGCGAGCACTCGAACCCGACCTCGTCCTCGAGCATCCCGGCTTCGACGTCGACGTAGTCGACACCACTGGTGCCGGTGACGCCTTCGTCGCCGGTCTCATCGACTCGCTCCGCGGGGGCCGCAGTCTCCAGAAAACGCTCGCGTTCGCCAGCGCGGTTGCCGCCCAGGCGACGACCGAACCGGGGGCGATGACGGCGCTGCCGATTCGAGCAACTGCTGCAGCGTTCCTGGAGTCGGTTGACGAGAGCTGA
- a CDS encoding YbaK/EbsC family protein, which translates to MHPRAATFVAQAREEYGFDPSVTEFPEGTKTAADAADAIGCAEAQIASSLAFDADGDLIVTITSGANHVDEAALADQLEVSPEDVEMADPDRIKSRLGWAIGGVPPICHDLPVPTLLDETLLEYETVWAAAGTPSAVFPIDPVELERLTNADVVSVVE; encoded by the coding sequence ATGCATCCGCGCGCAGCGACGTTCGTCGCACAGGCTCGAGAGGAGTACGGCTTCGATCCCTCGGTGACGGAGTTTCCGGAAGGAACGAAGACCGCCGCCGATGCGGCCGACGCCATCGGCTGTGCGGAGGCCCAGATCGCGAGTTCGCTCGCGTTCGACGCCGACGGCGACCTGATCGTCACGATCACGAGTGGTGCCAATCACGTCGACGAAGCGGCCCTCGCCGACCAACTCGAGGTGTCTCCGGAGGACGTCGAGATGGCCGACCCCGACCGGATCAAATCCCGACTCGGCTGGGCCATCGGCGGCGTGCCTCCAATTTGTCACGACCTCCCCGTGCCGACGCTGCTGGATGAGACGTTGCTCGAATACGAGACGGTCTGGGCTGCCGCCGGGACGCCGTCTGCGGTGTTCCCGATCGATCCGGTGGAACTCGAACGGCTGACGAACGCTGACGTCGTTTCCGTCGTCGAGTGA
- a CDS encoding metal ABC transporter ATP-binding protein, which translates to MTAAVDVRNVSFAYGETPVVKDVSLTIEEGEFLGLIGPNGSGKTTLLHLMLGLLEPERGSIDLFGEPVDEFTDGHRIGYVSQQSTNRGGSMPVTVYECVTMGRFAQAGHSRLTGEDYAIVDDAIETVGITDLADRRINQLSGGQRQRAFIARALASEADLLALDEPTVGVDAESRDAFYQLLDSLNESGITIILIEHDIGVVTDRASRIACINTELFHHGDTESFVESDALAEAYGATGTVVHHDH; encoded by the coding sequence GTGACAGCCGCCGTCGACGTCCGGAACGTCTCGTTCGCCTACGGTGAGACGCCGGTCGTCAAGGACGTCTCGCTAACGATCGAGGAAGGCGAGTTCCTGGGACTTATCGGCCCGAACGGCTCCGGTAAGACGACCCTCTTACACCTCATGCTCGGGCTACTCGAGCCCGAGCGCGGATCGATCGATCTCTTCGGCGAACCCGTCGACGAGTTCACGGACGGCCACCGCATCGGCTACGTCTCCCAGCAGTCGACCAACCGGGGCGGCTCGATGCCCGTCACCGTCTACGAGTGCGTGACGATGGGGCGGTTCGCTCAGGCGGGCCACTCGCGGTTGACTGGCGAGGATTACGCGATCGTCGACGACGCCATCGAGACCGTCGGCATCACCGACCTGGCCGACCGCCGGATCAATCAGCTGTCGGGCGGCCAGCGCCAGCGGGCGTTCATCGCGCGGGCGCTCGCCTCCGAGGCGGATCTACTTGCCCTGGACGAGCCAACCGTCGGCGTCGACGCCGAATCCCGCGACGCGTTCTACCAGTTGCTCGATTCGCTCAACGAGTCTGGAATCACGATTATTCTCATCGAACACGACATCGGCGTCGTGACCGACCGCGCCTCGCGCATCGCCTGTATCAACACCGAACTGTTCCACCACGGCGACACGGAGTCGTTCGTCGAGAGCGACGCCCTCGCCGAAGCCTACGGGGCGACCGGAACGGTCGTCCACCACGATCACTGA
- a CDS encoding metal ABC transporter permease has product MPEHADTTASRDADSSPDYRSLLELAGLAVTAVVALVMIAFVVLYWLRTAPAVASAYEQFMIAGKWLDHYLGTNVFKWSFMWQQLATGVLIGIVAPLIGTFLVHREMALIGETLAHTAFAGVAIGFAAGSLIGIDAPLYFALLVSILGALGVQWLAERTNTYGDVPIAIMLTGSFAVGTLIISRGRGQRGISIEGFLWGDLSIVSASSARLMTVLSVFVVAVVAYTYKQLLFITFDEQAARVARLNVNAYNTLLVVMTAVVVVGSMQVLGVILVAGMLVIPVAAASQIARDFRETMALSILFGQLSIVGGLALAISQGLPSGGSIIVVAIAIYLLAIALSGRSVTAISMH; this is encoded by the coding sequence ATGCCGGAACACGCTGACACCACCGCTTCCCGTGACGCAGACTCGAGCCCCGACTATCGTTCCCTCCTCGAGCTAGCGGGACTCGCCGTCACTGCCGTCGTCGCGCTCGTGATGATCGCGTTCGTCGTCCTCTACTGGCTTCGTACCGCCCCGGCCGTTGCTTCCGCCTACGAACAGTTCATGATCGCTGGCAAGTGGCTCGATCACTACCTCGGGACGAACGTCTTCAAGTGGTCGTTCATGTGGCAACAGCTTGCCACCGGCGTCCTCATCGGCATCGTCGCCCCGCTGATCGGGACGTTCCTCGTCCACCGGGAGATGGCGCTCATCGGCGAAACGCTCGCCCACACGGCTTTCGCCGGTGTGGCCATCGGGTTCGCCGCCGGCTCGCTGATCGGGATCGACGCGCCACTGTATTTCGCCTTGCTGGTCTCCATCCTGGGGGCCCTCGGTGTCCAGTGGCTCGCCGAGCGAACGAACACCTACGGCGATGTTCCCATCGCGATCATGCTGACCGGGAGCTTCGCCGTCGGGACGCTCATCATTAGTCGGGGGCGTGGCCAGCGCGGCATTAGTATCGAAGGCTTCCTCTGGGGCGATCTCTCTATCGTGAGCGCCTCGAGCGCCCGGCTGATGACGGTGTTGAGCGTCTTCGTGGTCGCTGTCGTGGCATACACGTACAAACAACTGCTGTTCATCACCTTCGACGAGCAGGCCGCTCGAGTCGCCCGGCTGAACGTAAACGCGTATAATACGCTGCTGGTAGTGATGACAGCCGTCGTCGTCGTCGGCTCGATGCAGGTGCTGGGAGTGATCCTCGTCGCCGGTATGCTCGTGATTCCGGTGGCCGCCGCCTCACAGATCGCCCGAGACTTCCGTGAAACGATGGCGCTCTCGATACTCTTCGGCCAGCTATCGATCGTCGGTGGGCTTGCTCTGGCGATTTCCCAGGGGCTTCCCTCCGGTGGCTCGATAATCGTCGTCGCCATCGCCATCTACCTGCTGGCGATCGCGCTCTCCGGTCGCTCGGTGACGGCCATTTCGATGCACTGA
- a CDS encoding UPF0058 family protein yields MHKDELLELHGELVVIMEYFSDRENVDAGLFDAYHQLDVDPDDVHKSKSEHKHAVFVLGNALANAMSQDEFSSAGRIGKRMQELADDAESKI; encoded by the coding sequence ATGCATAAAGACGAACTCCTCGAATTGCACGGCGAACTCGTCGTCATCATGGAGTACTTTTCCGACCGCGAGAACGTCGATGCCGGCCTCTTCGATGCCTACCATCAGCTCGACGTCGATCCGGACGACGTCCACAAATCGAAGAGCGAGCACAAACACGCCGTCTTCGTCCTCGGAAACGCCCTCGCGAACGCGATGAGTCAGGACGAGTTCTCGAGCGCCGGTCGGATCGGCAAGCGGATGCAGGAGCTCGCGGACGACGCCGAGTCGAAGATCTAA